Proteins from a single region of Mycoplasma leachii PG50:
- a CDS encoding family 65 glycosyl hydrolase domain-containing protein has product MKTNIDVNIKRLFEVDPWLLVENKLPDNGYDFRLSESITSLGNEYLGIRGNFEETYTGDTHKGCYVGGLWYPDKTIVGWWKNGYPNYFGKVINAVNLLGLNVFIDNIELDLFKQAPSSYKRILDLKQGVLSREFVTNVNDKEIKVQTERFVSIDTKELVAIKYSITSNKDISLDLTSYINGDVINRDSNYKTKFWTHLYSLANDHSQLVVSKMIENNFDIQRFSYACYATNSYNLQAKDIVFDQSNLYAKTTYKFDLKQNQTLTFYKLVTLVHSLNYSEDKLKENAIKINNQINQFDYEQLKEKHTSLWDKRWQTSDVKIIGSDLDQQAIRFNLFQLFCTYYGNDDRLNIGPKGFTGEKYGGATYWDTEAYCLPLYLKTSDPKISRNLLKYRYNHLNKAIENAKLLGFKGALYPMVTFNGVECHNEWEITFEEIHRNAAMVYAIYNYTNYTGDLDYIKEFGMDVMIQISRFWADRVHYHSLKDKYFIHGVTGPNEYENNVNNNWLTNLMCQWVLSYTLEMLNKLNLDKSKWNLTTNETDKWVDIINKIYLPYDKDLDIFVQHDTFLDKDLKHKNLLSKDERPLNKNWSWDRILRSVYIKQADVLQGIYYLWDKFTKEQITKNFKFYEQFTVHESSLSPCVHSIIAARIDLMDKAYEFYNRTARLDLDNYNNDTDDGLHITSMTGSYLAIVEGFGGMLVRNNIPCFSPKLPKQWNGYEFNINFRNSVLKVKHYKTEVEVQLIKGQALKINLFDKEYLLESNIKIEV; this is encoded by the coding sequence ATGAAAACAAATATTGATGTTAATATAAAAAGACTATTTGAAGTTGATCCTTGGTTATTAGTTGAAAACAAACTACCAGATAATGGATATGATTTTAGATTAAGTGAATCAATTACCTCTTTAGGAAATGAATATTTAGGAATAAGAGGAAACTTTGAAGAAACATATACTGGTGATACTCATAAAGGTTGTTATGTCGGTGGATTATGATATCCAGATAAAACTATAGTTGGTTGATGAAAAAATGGATATCCAAATTATTTTGGTAAAGTAATTAATGCAGTTAACTTATTAGGATTAAATGTATTTATAGATAATATAGAACTAGATTTATTTAAACAAGCTCCAAGCAGTTATAAAAGAATATTAGATTTAAAACAAGGTGTATTAAGTAGAGAATTTGTTACTAATGTTAATGATAAAGAAATTAAAGTTCAAACTGAAAGATTTGTTTCAATTGATACTAAAGAATTAGTTGCAATTAAGTATAGTATTACAAGTAACAAAGACATAAGTTTAGATTTAACTAGTTATATTAATGGAGATGTGATTAATAGAGATTCAAACTATAAAACTAAGTTTTGAACTCATTTATATTCACTAGCTAATGATCATTCTCAATTAGTAGTTTCAAAAATGATTGAAAATAACTTTGATATACAACGTTTTAGTTATGCTTGTTATGCAACAAATAGTTATAATTTACAAGCTAAAGATATTGTTTTTGACCAATCTAATTTATATGCAAAAACTACTTATAAATTTGATTTAAAACAAAATCAAACTCTTACTTTTTATAAACTAGTTACTTTAGTTCATTCATTAAACTATTCAGAAGATAAATTAAAAGAAAATGCTATTAAAATAAATAATCAAATTAATCAGTTTGACTATGAACAATTAAAAGAAAAACACACTAGTTTATGAGATAAACGTTGACAAACTAGTGATGTTAAAATTATTGGATCTGATTTAGATCAACAAGCAATTAGATTTAATTTATTTCAATTGTTTTGTACTTATTATGGAAATGATGATCGTTTAAATATTGGTCCTAAAGGATTTACTGGTGAAAAATATGGTGGAGCTACTTATTGAGATACAGAAGCTTATTGTTTACCTTTATATTTAAAAACTTCAGATCCAAAAATTAGTAGAAACTTATTAAAATATCGTTATAATCATTTAAATAAAGCTATAGAAAATGCTAAGTTATTAGGATTTAAAGGTGCTTTATATCCAATGGTAACTTTTAATGGTGTTGAATGTCATAATGAATGAGAAATTACATTTGAAGAAATTCATAGAAATGCCGCTATGGTTTATGCAATTTATAACTACACTAACTATACTGGAGATCTTGATTATATTAAAGAATTTGGAATGGATGTAATGATCCAAATAAGTAGGTTTTGAGCTGATAGAGTTCATTATCATTCTTTAAAAGATAAATACTTTATTCATGGAGTCACTGGTCCAAATGAATATGAAAACAATGTTAATAATAACTGATTAACTAATTTAATGTGTCAATGAGTATTAAGTTATACTTTAGAAATGTTAAATAAATTAAACTTAGACAAGTCTAAATGAAATTTAACTACTAATGAAACTGATAAATGAGTTGATATTATTAATAAGATATATTTACCATATGATAAAGATTTAGATATATTTGTTCAACATGATACATTTTTAGATAAAGATTTAAAACATAAAAATTTATTAAGTAAAGATGAAAGACCTTTAAATAAAAATTGAAGTTGAGATCGTATTTTAAGAAGTGTTTATATTAAACAAGCTGATGTTTTACAAGGAATTTATTATTTATGAGATAAATTCACTAAAGAACAAATTACTAAAAACTTTAAATTTTATGAACAATTTACAGTTCATGAATCTTCATTAAGTCCTTGTGTTCATTCAATAATTGCTGCAAGAATTGATTTAATGGATAAAGCTTATGAGTTTTATAATAGAACAGCTAGATTAGATTTAGACAATTATAATAATGATACTGATGATGGATTACATATTACAAGTATGACAGGAAGTTATCTAGCAATTGTTGAAGGTTTTGGTGGAATGTTAGTAAGAAACAATATACCTTGTTTTTCTCCAAAACTTCCAAAACAATGAAATGGTTATGAATTTAATATTAATTTTAGAAATAGTGTTTTAAAAGTAAAACATTATAAAACAGAAGTTGAAGTTCAATTAATTAAAGGACAAGCTTTAAAAATTAATTTATTTGATAAAGAATATCTTTTAGAATCAAACATTAAAATAGAGGTTTAA
- a CDS encoding glycoside hydrolase family 13 protein, which translates to MANYWWKNTVVYEMYLQSFKDSNNDGIGDLDGAIEKLEYLKELGIGAIWLTPIYDSPLVDNGYDISNYQSINQIYGGLEKFKKFVDKANELNIGIIMDLVLNHTSDQHEWFKQSRSSKTNPYRDYYIWRDQPNDIQSAFGGSAWTYDQTTNQYYFHMFAKEQPDLNWQNPKVREEIAKMVKWWCDFGIIGFRLDVIELLGKRIDQKILSNGPMLHKYIQDLRKNSWNSNEFLTVGECWSADIDHAIQYSNEKNEEFSMIFNFEPVTSFFNKDNKYKKKAVDFLELKQIYKKWQQGLHNKGWAGLFLSNHDLPRMVSRYGNDQKYRIQSAKTLLTTIFLMQGTPFIHQGDEIGMTNVNWTDLNKYKDVEIKNTYQSEVLKNKTLTYDQFIEGILENSRDHARTPYQWDDSKYAGFSNYQPWIDVNDNYKEINAKNELNNPNGIYHYLKKLIKFREESDYSQLIIDAEFELLDPNNNKLFAYSRIDQNRSIKIIANWSDQQVNISHLINQNNKIILNTEIDFDQNTLKPWQTIIVE; encoded by the coding sequence ATGGCAAATTACTGATGAAAAAATACTGTAGTTTATGAAATGTATCTTCAATCATTTAAAGATTCAAATAATGATGGTATTGGTGATTTAGATGGTGCTATAGAAAAATTAGAGTATTTAAAAGAACTAGGAATTGGTGCTATTTGATTAACTCCAATTTATGATTCTCCACTTGTAGATAATGGATATGATATTTCAAATTATCAATCTATTAATCAAATTTATGGTGGATTAGAAAAGTTTAAAAAATTTGTTGATAAAGCTAATGAGTTAAATATTGGTATAATTATGGATCTAGTTTTAAACCATACTTCAGATCAACATGAATGGTTTAAACAATCAAGATCATCTAAAACTAATCCATATCGTGATTATTATATTTGAAGAGATCAGCCTAATGATATTCAATCAGCTTTTGGTGGATCTGCTTGAACTTATGATCAAACTACAAACCAATATTATTTTCATATGTTTGCAAAAGAACAACCTGATTTAAATTGACAAAACCCTAAAGTTAGAGAAGAAATTGCAAAAATGGTCAAGTGATGATGTGATTTTGGAATAATAGGATTTAGATTAGATGTAATTGAATTGCTTGGTAAAAGAATTGATCAAAAGATTTTATCTAATGGTCCAATGTTACATAAATACATTCAAGACCTAAGAAAAAATAGTTGAAATTCAAATGAATTTTTAACAGTTGGTGAGTGTTGATCAGCAGATATTGATCATGCAATTCAATATTCAAATGAAAAAAATGAAGAATTTTCAATGATATTTAATTTTGAACCAGTTACTTCTTTTTTTAATAAAGATAATAAGTATAAGAAAAAAGCTGTTGATTTTTTAGAACTTAAACAAATTTATAAAAAATGACAACAAGGTTTACATAATAAAGGTTGAGCTGGTTTATTTTTATCAAATCATGATTTACCTAGAATGGTTTCAAGATATGGAAATGATCAAAAATATAGAATTCAATCAGCAAAAACTTTATTAACTACTATTTTTTTAATGCAAGGAACTCCTTTTATTCATCAAGGTGATGAAATTGGAATGACTAATGTTAATTGAACTGATTTAAACAAATATAAAGATGTTGAAATTAAAAATACCTATCAATCAGAAGTTTTAAAAAATAAAACCTTAACTTATGATCAGTTTATAGAAGGAATATTAGAAAATAGTAGAGATCATGCAAGAACACCATATCAATGAGATGATAGTAAATATGCAGGATTTAGTAATTATCAACCTTGAATTGATGTAAATGATAATTACAAAGAAATTAATGCTAAAAATGAGTTAAATAATCCAAATGGTATTTATCATTATTTAAAAAAATTAATTAAATTTAGAGAAGAAAGTGATTATTCTCAATTAATTATTGATGCAGAATTTGAATTATTAGATCCAAATAATAATAAATTGTTTGCTTATAGTAGAATTGATCAAAATAGATCAATTAAAATAATTGCTAATTGAAGCGATCAACAAGTTAATATTAGTCATTTAATTAATCAAAATAATAAGATTATTTTAAATACTGAAATTGATTTTGATCAAAATACTTTAAAACCTTGACAAACAATTATTGTTGAATAA